The Shewanella sp. MTB7 genome includes a window with the following:
- the ftsW gene encoding cell division protein FtsW has translation MRSEERQLNLFGSSVTWRWPNIFKENEAPGMQLYDRTLLMAVIGLIGFGFVMVMSASMPEAQSLTGNPYNFVVRHIIFVFGCVIISVLVLGMPMSRWQQFSPVLLLLVGIMLIAVLFVGHTVNGATRWLMIGPMRIQPAELAKFAFVIYMAGYLVRRHQEIRENAKGFYKPIAVFAVYAFLLLMQPDLGSVVVLFVGTVGLLFLAGARLLDFFALILTGITAFVGLVLLEPYRMRRVTSFMDPWQDPFGSGYQLTQSLMAYGRGDWFGQGLGNSIQKLEYLPEAHTDFIFAVIGEELGFIGIIVVLSVLLFVALRAIKIGNSCLRIDKAFEGYLAYGIGIWFCFQTVVNVGASIGMLPTKGLTLPFISYGGNSLWVMTAAAMILIRIDHERRLSSIQAVQGKTS, from the coding sequence ATGCGTAGCGAAGAGCGCCAACTTAATCTTTTTGGATCTAGTGTTACCTGGCGTTGGCCAAATATTTTTAAAGAGAATGAAGCGCCTGGTATGCAGTTGTATGACAGAACTTTACTGATGGCCGTGATCGGTTTGATCGGTTTCGGTTTTGTTATGGTGATGTCTGCATCTATGCCCGAAGCGCAGAGCCTAACCGGTAATCCATATAACTTTGTCGTGAGACATATTATTTTTGTTTTTGGTTGTGTGATTATCTCAGTTCTAGTTCTGGGAATGCCGATGTCAAGATGGCAGCAATTTAGTCCGGTGCTTCTGTTATTGGTTGGCATTATGTTGATTGCAGTACTGTTTGTTGGTCATACGGTAAATGGTGCTACACGATGGTTGATGATCGGGCCTATGCGTATTCAGCCTGCTGAGTTAGCAAAGTTTGCTTTCGTGATTTACATGGCTGGTTACCTTGTCAGGCGCCATCAGGAAATAAGAGAGAATGCCAAGGGATTTTATAAGCCGATAGCCGTGTTTGCAGTGTATGCCTTTTTACTGTTAATGCAGCCGGATCTGGGGAGTGTTGTCGTGCTGTTTGTGGGCACCGTTGGTTTACTCTTTCTAGCAGGTGCTCGGTTACTGGACTTTTTTGCACTGATATTAACAGGCATAACGGCGTTTGTTGGACTCGTGCTTCTAGAGCCTTATCGTATGCGACGCGTCACCTCTTTTATGGACCCTTGGCAAGATCCGTTTGGCAGCGGATATCAGTTAACTCAATCTTTGATGGCCTATGGCCGTGGTGATTGGTTTGGTCAGGGGCTTGGGAATAGTATCCAAAAATTGGAGTATTTACCTGAAGCTCATACTGACTTTATTTTTGCGGTGATAGGTGAAGAGTTAGGATTTATTGGCATTATTGTCGTGCTTTCAGTGTTGCTATTTGTAGCCTTGAGAGCGATTAAAATCGGCAATTCTTGTTTGAGAATAGATAAAGCGTTTGAAGGATATCTCGCTTATGGCATAGGGATCTGGTTTTGCTTTCAAACCGTTGTAAATGTTGGCGCTAGTATCGGTATGTTACCTACTAAAGGGCTAACACTCCCTTTTATTAGTTATGGTGGCAATAGCTTATGGGTTATGACTGCAGCGGCAATGATATTAATTAGAATCGATCATGAGCGTCGATTAAGTTCTATACAAGCAGTACAAGGGAAAACAAGTTAA
- the ftsA gene encoding cell division protein FtsA, giving the protein MTKNQDRNLIVALDIGTSKVAVIIGEVLPDGEISIIGLGNHQSRGMDKGGVNDLDSIVRSVQRALDQAELMADCQVSSVYLGISGKHISCQNENGMVSINDEEVTQDDVDNVIHTARSVKIPTERRILHVLPQEYAIDVQDGIKSPIGMSGMRMEAKVHIVTCANDMAKNITKSVERCGLKVDDLVFSAIASADSVLTNDEKDLGVCLVDIGGGTTDLAVYTNGALRHCAVVPVAGNQVTNDIAKIFRTPLAHAEQIKVQYASARSSMVSREDSIEVPSVGGRPSRTMSRHTLAEVVEPRYQELFELVLQELRDSGLEDQVAAGIVITGGTSSIEGAVDIAEATFGMPVRVASPLPVKGLFEYVDQPIYSTGVGLLHYGARRVVERQFERPERQGVTSLWNRVQSWFKGEF; this is encoded by the coding sequence ATGACCAAGAATCAAGATAGAAATCTGATCGTTGCATTGGACATTGGAACCTCTAAGGTTGCAGTGATCATAGGCGAAGTGCTGCCCGATGGTGAGATCAGTATCATAGGGCTAGGTAATCATCAATCCAGAGGTATGGATAAAGGTGGTGTGAATGACCTTGATTCCATTGTTCGCAGTGTACAGAGAGCATTAGATCAAGCGGAACTGATGGCCGATTGCCAAGTTTCATCTGTATATCTGGGAATCTCAGGTAAGCATATCAGCTGCCAAAATGAAAATGGCATGGTTTCCATTAATGATGAAGAAGTTACTCAAGACGATGTCGATAATGTGATACATACGGCTCGTTCGGTAAAAATACCGACAGAACGACGCATTTTACATGTCCTACCACAGGAATATGCAATCGATGTGCAGGACGGTATAAAAAGTCCAATTGGCATGTCGGGGATGCGCATGGAGGCAAAGGTTCATATCGTGACTTGTGCTAACGATATGGCAAAAAATATTACTAAGAGTGTCGAACGTTGTGGGCTGAAAGTTGATGATCTGGTGTTTTCAGCTATCGCATCGGCAGACTCTGTATTAACTAATGATGAGAAAGATTTAGGTGTGTGCTTAGTTGATATTGGTGGGGGAACGACAGATCTTGCCGTGTATACCAATGGAGCCTTACGTCACTGCGCCGTGGTGCCTGTTGCGGGCAATCAAGTGACTAATGATATTGCAAAAATTTTCCGTACACCACTTGCTCATGCAGAGCAAATTAAAGTTCAGTATGCCAGTGCGCGCAGCTCAATGGTTAGTCGGGAAGATAGTATAGAAGTGCCTTCAGTTGGCGGTCGACCATCGCGGACCATGTCTAGGCATACGCTTGCAGAAGTCGTTGAGCCTAGATACCAAGAGTTATTTGAATTAGTACTGCAGGAGTTAAGGGATTCAGGATTAGAAGATCAAGTTGCCGCCGGTATTGTTATTACAGGTGGTACATCTTCTATCGAGGGAGCGGTTGATATCGCCGAGGCAACCTTTGGTATGCCAGTCAGAGTTGCATCACCGTTACCTGTGAAAGGGTTATTTGAATATGTGGACCAACCTATCTACTCCACAGGAGTTGGTTTGTTGCATTATGGGGCGAGAAGGGTTGTTGAACGTCAGTTCGAGCGTCCTGAACGTCAAGGGGTTACCAGTCTTTGGAATCGGGTTCAAAGTTGGTTTAAAGGTGAGTTTTAA
- the ftsZ gene encoding cell division protein FtsZ, with amino-acid sequence MFEIMDSHTDEAVIKVIGVGGGGGNAIEHMVKHNIEGVEFVATNTDAQALRKSSAGTTIQLGRDITKGLGAGANPEIGRLAAEEDKENIRNAIKGSDMIFIAAGMGGGTGTGAAPVVAEVAREEGILTVAVVTKPFPFEGKKRMAYAEQGIEQLAKHVDSLITIPNEKLLKVLGRGTSLLDAFAAANNVLLGAVQGIAELITRPGLINVDFADVKTVMSEMGNAMMGTGVASGEDRAEEAAEAAVASPLLEDIDLAGARGVLVNITAGMDMSIEEFETVGNHVKAYASDNATVVVGAVIDPEMSDELRVTVVATGIGAEKKADIQLVSKPISRPEPSVISEPRVEAIDEVLNQSMAAGNVVPVAQSTPTLAPKNEADYLDIPAFLRKQAD; translated from the coding sequence ATGTTTGAGATCATGGATAGTCATACTGATGAAGCGGTGATTAAGGTCATCGGAGTTGGTGGCGGTGGTGGTAATGCCATCGAACATATGGTTAAACACAATATTGAAGGTGTTGAGTTTGTTGCAACCAATACAGATGCTCAGGCATTAAGAAAGTCGTCTGCTGGAACAACCATTCAATTAGGGCGCGACATCACCAAAGGTCTAGGTGCTGGAGCAAACCCTGAGATTGGACGTCTAGCCGCTGAAGAAGATAAAGAAAATATTCGTAATGCGATTAAAGGATCAGACATGATCTTTATTGCTGCGGGTATGGGCGGAGGTACCGGTACCGGTGCAGCCCCTGTTGTGGCCGAAGTAGCAAGAGAGGAGGGGATTTTAACGGTTGCGGTTGTGACTAAGCCATTTCCTTTTGAAGGCAAGAAGCGCATGGCCTATGCAGAACAAGGGATAGAACAACTTGCTAAGCATGTTGATTCGTTGATCACCATCCCTAATGAAAAACTGCTTAAGGTTTTAGGCCGTGGTACTTCATTATTAGATGCTTTTGCTGCAGCAAACAACGTATTGCTTGGCGCCGTGCAGGGTATTGCTGAACTTATTACTCGTCCTGGTTTGATCAACGTCGATTTCGCCGATGTTAAAACAGTTATGTCTGAGATGGGTAATGCCATGATGGGTACGGGTGTTGCTAGTGGTGAAGATCGTGCTGAAGAAGCAGCAGAAGCTGCTGTAGCAAGTCCATTGCTTGAGGATATTGATCTAGCTGGTGCACGTGGTGTGCTTGTTAACATCACTGCCGGCATGGATATGAGTATTGAAGAGTTTGAGACTGTGGGTAACCATGTTAAAGCATACGCTTCAGATAACGCTACTGTAGTTGTTGGTGCTGTCATCGACCCTGAAATGAGCGATGAACTAAGAGTCACCGTTGTTGCAACGGGTATTGGTGCTGAGAAGAAGGCTGATATTCAGCTAGTTTCTAAGCCCATTTCACGCCCTGAGCCGAGCGTGATTTCTGAACCACGTGTTGAAGCTATCGATGAAGTACTAAATCAGTCCATGGCTGCAGGAAATGTTGTGCCAGTTGCACAGTCGACGCCAACTTTAGCACCAAAGAATGAAGCTGATTACTTAGATATTCCGGCTTTTTTGCGTAAACAAGCTGATTAA
- the murC gene encoding UDP-N-acetylmuramate--L-alanine ligase, whose product MSNDQEKYSKLRNIIPEMRRVKNIYFVGIGGAGMGGIAEVLVNEGYRLSGSDIAENAVTQRLASLGAKIHIGHCAEQVHGADVIVVSTAIQADNPELLEAQALRIPIVQRAEMLAELMRYRHGVAVAGTHGKTTTTSLIASVYGQAERDPTFVIGGLLNSAGTNARLGHSRYLIAEADESDASFLHLQPMVSVVTNIEADHMDTYEGDFEKLKSTFIDFLHNLPFYGVAVMCIDDPVVRELLPRVGRKIVTYGFSEDADVQALNFIQEGYRSRFTLRRAGLEDVEIVVNLPGQHNVLNSLAAIAVASEDDIDDSAIIPALADFQGIGRRFEQLGCFNTEKGEVVLVDDYGHHPSEVAATINAAKLGWPEKRLVMIYQPHRYSRTRDLYEDFVEVLSQVDCLLLLDVYSAGEAPIPGADSRALCRSIRLRGQLDPIFVADQEQLLTLLPDVLQEGDLLLTQGAGNIGVLSKLLAENRLGFGPINNEPNKG is encoded by the coding sequence ATGAGTAACGATCAAGAAAAGTATTCAAAGTTAAGAAATATCATCCCTGAGATGAGACGTGTTAAGAACATCTATTTCGTCGGGATAGGTGGTGCTGGTATGGGAGGCATTGCCGAAGTACTTGTCAACGAAGGTTATCGTTTATCCGGTTCAGATATTGCTGAAAATGCAGTGACACAAAGATTGGCCTCTTTAGGGGCAAAAATCCATATTGGACATTGTGCTGAGCAAGTACACGGTGCTGATGTGATTGTTGTATCGACGGCGATTCAGGCTGATAATCCAGAGCTATTAGAGGCTCAGGCGTTAAGGATCCCGATTGTGCAGCGTGCTGAGATGTTAGCAGAGTTGATGCGCTATCGTCATGGTGTTGCCGTTGCTGGCACCCATGGTAAAACCACCACAACCAGTTTGATTGCCAGTGTATATGGGCAAGCAGAGCGAGATCCAACCTTTGTCATTGGTGGCTTACTAAACAGTGCCGGAACGAATGCCAGATTGGGCCACAGTCGTTATTTGATAGCCGAGGCCGATGAGAGTGATGCTAGCTTCTTGCATCTGCAACCTATGGTTAGTGTTGTGACCAATATTGAAGCAGATCACATGGATACCTATGAAGGGGATTTTGAAAAATTAAAATCTACCTTTATCGACTTCCTGCATAACCTGCCTTTCTATGGGGTCGCGGTTATGTGTATCGACGATCCTGTGGTGCGGGAATTGCTGCCTAGAGTAGGTCGTAAGATCGTCACCTATGGCTTTAGTGAAGATGCTGACGTTCAAGCGCTTAATTTTATACAAGAGGGCTATCGTAGCCGCTTTACCTTAAGAAGAGCTGGGCTTGAAGATGTTGAGATCGTGGTGAACTTACCCGGTCAGCATAACGTGCTTAATTCACTTGCCGCCATTGCTGTTGCAAGTGAAGACGACATTGATGATAGCGCCATTATACCAGCACTTGCTGATTTCCAAGGGATAGGTCGTCGTTTTGAGCAATTAGGTTGCTTTAATACAGAGAAAGGCGAAGTCGTTTTGGTTGATGATTATGGTCATCACCCTAGTGAAGTTGCCGCGACAATCAATGCAGCAAAGTTGGGCTGGCCTGAGAAACGCTTAGTTATGATATATCAACCACATCGCTATAGCAGGACACGGGATCTCTACGAAGACTTTGTTGAAGTTCTGTCTCAAGTCGATTGTTTGCTGTTACTTGATGTTTACTCAGCTGGAGAAGCACCGATACCAGGAGCTGATAGCCGAGCTTTGTGTCGTTCAATTCGATTACGTGGTCAGTTAGATCCTATCTTTGTGGCTGATCAGGAGCAATTACTCACTTTGCTACCGGATGTATTACAAGAGGGAGATCTTTTGCTGACTCAAGGTGCAGGAAATATCGGTGTACTCTCTAAGCTGTTAGCAGAAAACAGATTAGGTTTTGGACCGATAAATAATGAACCAAATAAGGGATAA
- a CDS encoding M23 family metallopeptidase — MSVTVFIQGRNGATRWQPGKRWLLLPILLIAAGTGLYQHNAKQVQQQQSNADSERVAREAQKQELIGLKSATESQLAMLVTHVAHMQAKVTRLEALGQQVAKNNQLEDQFDFSSAVGVGGLSELGANIELEQLIADMDKLVSRIDNNNVQLSILETVSSNLHIDEERYISGRPIEKGWLSSPYGLRNDPFNGRRTMHKGIDFAATEGTNVVATAGGVITWAGKMFGYGELVEIDHGNGLRTRYGHNKSLSVTVGDVIAKGENIAKMGSTGRSTGPHVHYEVLRGGQQIDPQKYVYRKAG; from the coding sequence ATGAGTGTAACAGTTTTTATTCAAGGTCGAAATGGCGCCACGCGATGGCAGCCCGGCAAACGTTGGCTTTTATTACCTATACTGTTAATTGCAGCAGGTACAGGGCTTTATCAGCACAACGCCAAACAAGTTCAACAACAGCAATCTAATGCAGACAGTGAACGTGTAGCCCGAGAGGCTCAGAAGCAAGAGCTTATAGGGCTTAAAAGTGCAACTGAGTCACAATTGGCTATGCTCGTCACGCATGTTGCTCATATGCAAGCCAAAGTGACTCGTCTTGAGGCTTTAGGCCAACAAGTTGCTAAAAATAATCAATTAGAAGATCAATTCGATTTCTCTTCCGCAGTTGGTGTTGGTGGCCTGAGTGAATTAGGCGCAAATATCGAACTCGAACAACTTATTGCCGATATGGATAAGTTAGTATCAAGAATAGATAATAATAATGTTCAGCTTTCAATACTTGAAACTGTTTCATCTAATCTCCATATAGATGAAGAACGTTATATTTCAGGGCGACCCATCGAGAAAGGATGGTTATCATCGCCCTACGGTTTACGCAATGACCCTTTTAATGGACGCAGAACAATGCATAAAGGCATTGACTTTGCTGCTACAGAGGGAACCAATGTGGTCGCAACTGCTGGCGGTGTGATTACTTGGGCAGGCAAAATGTTTGGATATGGTGAATTAGTAGAGATAGATCATGGCAATGGTCTACGTACTCGCTATGGACACAATAAGTCTTTGTCAGTAACTGTAGGTGATGTCATCGCTAAAGGTGAGAATATTGCCAAAATGGGTAGTACCGGCCGTTCGACCGGGCCCCATGTGCATTATGAAGTGTTGCGGGGTGGACAACAAATAGACCCGCAAAAATACGTCTACCGCAAGGCAGGTTAA
- a CDS encoding DUF721 domain-containing protein, whose product MKKPPQDLSQLLHQRGQLPNIAEKAELLIHLDNYVKQVLSGPVSEQLKVANFRQGVLVIETTTAAWAARINFQKTKVLQQLQAETLPMLSAIEVKVNPSLLMYVTKAKVNHNQITQTAASHIEALAEHTEGTLAIKLKRLAALASRPRQS is encoded by the coding sequence ATGAAAAAGCCCCCACAAGACCTAAGTCAGTTACTTCATCAGCGAGGACAACTGCCTAACATAGCTGAAAAAGCTGAACTATTAATACACTTAGATAATTACGTCAAACAAGTGTTATCTGGTCCAGTCTCGGAACAACTTAAAGTCGCTAATTTCCGGCAGGGTGTTTTAGTTATTGAAACCACAACTGCTGCATGGGCCGCAAGAATAAACTTCCAAAAGACCAAAGTATTACAACAGTTGCAAGCCGAAACGTTACCTATGCTCTCTGCTATCGAAGTTAAAGTCAACCCGAGTCTGTTAATGTACGTAACAAAAGCGAAAGTAAACCATAATCAAATAACTCAAACCGCCGCCTCACATATAGAAGCACTAGCTGAACATACAGAAGGCACTCTTGCGATAAAACTAAAACGGCTAGCTGCATTAGCCAGCCGTCCTAGGCAATCTTAA
- a CDS encoding cell division protein FtsQ/DivIB, which yields MSWAEVGRRWKLKLDQVDWYLFFGLMFLLFVLLGLSMAALKLNLVVNDADTLPIEAVVIKGTRDKTTDEEIQAALQDLMRRSFFSADVNQVQAALEELPWVYQASVRREWPAKLKVYLVEQQAIAHWNGDAWLNVHGEVFDAPTEDSVSSLPFLAGPEGQSKRVLTTFRQLSELLDINGLNLNRLSLSPRHAWHASLDNGIMLELGREDKMARVQRFINVYPTLVKQSKPVATVDLRYDTGLAVGWKNAQKESH from the coding sequence GTGTCTTGGGCTGAGGTTGGTCGCAGATGGAAGTTGAAGTTAGATCAGGTTGATTGGTATCTGTTCTTTGGGCTGATGTTTCTGCTCTTTGTGCTATTAGGTTTATCAATGGCAGCTTTGAAATTAAATCTGGTTGTTAATGACGCCGATACATTGCCCATTGAGGCCGTTGTGATCAAAGGCACACGTGACAAGACGACGGATGAAGAGATACAGGCGGCGCTACAAGATTTAATGCGACGAAGTTTTTTCTCTGCCGACGTTAATCAGGTACAAGCAGCGTTAGAGGAACTGCCTTGGGTTTATCAGGCATCAGTAAGACGAGAGTGGCCAGCGAAATTGAAGGTCTATCTTGTTGAGCAACAAGCGATTGCGCATTGGAATGGTGATGCTTGGTTGAATGTCCATGGAGAGGTTTTCGATGCTCCTACTGAGGATAGTGTCAGTTCCCTGCCATTTTTAGCTGGGCCAGAAGGTCAGTCGAAAAGAGTGTTAACCACATTTCGACAACTAAGTGAACTATTAGATATAAATGGTTTGAATTTAAATCGTTTAAGTTTGAGTCCACGGCATGCTTGGCACGCCTCGTTAGATAACGGGATCATGCTTGAATTAGGGCGAGAAGATAAAATGGCAAGGGTACAAAGATTTATTAACGTCTACCCCACATTGGTCAAGCAATCAAAGCCAGTTGCCACAGTTGATTTGCGCTACGACACTGGATTAGCCGTAGGTTGGAAAAATGCACAAAAAGAGAGCCATTAA
- the murG gene encoding undecaprenyldiphospho-muramoylpentapeptide beta-N-acetylglucosaminyltransferase has product MTSVSAEKRILIMAGGTGGHVFPALAVAKYLSKRDWKVRWLGTAERMEARLVPQHGFDIDFIDIKGVRGNGILRKLAAPFKVLRSIVQAREVIKEFKPDVVLGMGGFASGPGGVAARLSRLPLVLHEQNAIPGMTNKILSRIASQVLCAFEGTFEQIQAEVVGNPIREELIALGQTPREVGAIDALKVLVVGGSLGAKIFNDLMPTVTAEMSKTHLITVWHQVGKGNQQSVKSEYQRLGLEGSVSVAEFIDDMESAYRWADVVLCRSGALTVSELAAIGLPSLLVPYPHAVDDHQTKNAQVLVQAGGAFLLPQPILDVNRLLGKLQLLASDRDELNQMGLRAKSVGVVDATQKVADVCIRLAGKE; this is encoded by the coding sequence ATGACGAGTGTCAGTGCTGAGAAACGCATTTTGATTATGGCAGGAGGTACGGGAGGACATGTGTTCCCCGCATTAGCTGTAGCCAAGTATCTAAGCAAAAGAGACTGGAAGGTTCGCTGGTTAGGCACTGCAGAGCGTATGGAAGCGCGTTTGGTTCCTCAACATGGCTTCGATATTGATTTTATCGATATTAAAGGCGTTAGGGGCAACGGAATTCTGCGTAAGCTCGCTGCACCATTTAAGGTGTTACGTTCGATAGTACAAGCACGTGAAGTGATTAAAGAGTTTAAACCAGATGTCGTGCTAGGGATGGGAGGTTTTGCCAGTGGTCCTGGTGGGGTGGCAGCGAGACTGTCTCGACTTCCACTGGTGTTACATGAGCAAAATGCGATTCCTGGGATGACCAATAAAATATTATCTCGTATAGCGTCTCAAGTTTTGTGCGCTTTCGAGGGAACTTTTGAACAGATTCAGGCGGAGGTGGTCGGTAACCCTATTCGGGAAGAGTTGATTGCTTTAGGTCAAACACCCAGAGAAGTCGGTGCTATTGATGCGCTCAAAGTATTAGTTGTTGGTGGCAGCTTAGGCGCCAAAATCTTTAATGATTTAATGCCGACGGTTACTGCTGAGATGAGTAAAACACATCTGATCACAGTATGGCATCAAGTTGGCAAGGGAAATCAGCAGTCCGTTAAAAGTGAATATCAACGTTTAGGTTTGGAGGGTAGCGTAAGTGTTGCCGAGTTCATCGATGATATGGAATCAGCATATCGCTGGGCTGACGTGGTTTTATGCCGTTCAGGTGCGTTAACCGTATCTGAGTTAGCCGCGATTGGTTTGCCCAGTTTATTAGTGCCTTATCCACATGCAGTGGATGACCATCAAACTAAGAACGCACAAGTATTAGTGCAGGCGGGAGGAGCATTTTTATTGCCTCAGCCCATTTTAGATGTAAATAGACTACTCGGAAAGTTGCAGCTTTTAGCTTCAGATAGAGATGAATTGAATCAGATGGGTCTGCGAGCAAAAAGTGTTGGTGTTGTAGACGCAACACAGAAAGTTGCTGATGTCTGCATCCGGTTAGCGGGAAAAGAGTGA
- the lpxC gene encoding UDP-3-O-acyl-N-acetylglucosamine deacetylase, with translation MIFQRTVKEMVKTTGVGLHSGDKVTLSIKPAPVNSGIVLVRTDLEPAVSIPAKADQVRETTMCTALVNDDGVRISTIEHLFAALAGLGIDNALIEVDAAEIPIMDGSASPWVFLLQSVGIQEQSAAKKYLRIKNTVRVEDGDKWAELRPYNGFRVDFAIDFDHPEIARSQQHMVMDFSTSAFVRDISRARTFGFMRDIEYLRANNLALGGSMDNAVVLDEYKVLNPDGLRYEDEFVKHKILDAFGDLYVAGHAIVGEFCAFKTGHALNNQLVRALLAQQDAWELVSFEKDDAPVSFSVPAGVVFA, from the coding sequence ATGATTTTTCAAAGAACTGTTAAAGAAATGGTGAAAACTACCGGCGTCGGATTACACTCTGGCGATAAGGTAACTTTGAGCATCAAACCCGCCCCCGTTAATTCTGGGATCGTACTCGTGCGTACTGATTTGGAGCCAGCAGTGTCAATCCCAGCAAAGGCTGACCAAGTCCGTGAAACGACCATGTGTACGGCTTTAGTTAATGATGACGGTGTACGTATCTCGACAATTGAGCATCTGTTTGCTGCTTTAGCTGGTTTAGGCATAGATAACGCTTTAATCGAAGTTGATGCAGCAGAAATCCCTATCATGGATGGTAGTGCTAGTCCGTGGGTATTCCTGTTGCAATCAGTCGGGATCCAAGAGCAATCAGCAGCTAAAAAATACCTAAGAATCAAAAATACTGTACGTGTTGAAGATGGCGATAAATGGGCGGAGTTAAGACCGTATAATGGTTTTAGAGTAGATTTCGCAATCGACTTTGACCATCCTGAAATTGCCCGTAGTCAACAACATATGGTAATGGATTTTTCAACTTCAGCATTCGTTCGTGATATTAGTAGAGCAAGAACATTTGGCTTTATGCGCGATATTGAGTACTTAAGAGCTAACAATCTAGCCCTAGGTGGAAGCATGGACAATGCGGTAGTGCTTGACGAATATAAAGTCCTTAACCCCGATGGCTTGCGTTATGAGGATGAGTTCGTTAAGCACAAAATCTTAGATGCATTCGGTGATCTATATGTTGCCGGTCATGCAATTGTAGGTGAGTTTTGTGCTTTTAAAACTGGTCATGCACTGAATAATCAGCTAGTGCGTGCCCTACTAGCTCAGCAAGATGCTTGGGAGCTAGTTAGCTTTGAGAAAGACGACGCGCCGGTGAGTTTCTCTGTTCCTGCTGGTGTGGTTTTCGCTTAA